In the Anaerolineae bacterium genome, TTCGCGCGGGGGCGGTGGTATCTGGTGAAGCCCCTGTAAGCCCGACGATGCCTGCCGTATAAAAAAACACCCTGGCCTGACACCACCCAACAGGAGGTACACCCATGGGCGTGGAAGACCACCGTGCTTTGGAAGAGCGTCTGCGGCGTGAGGGCCGCCTGCCCCCCGGGCAGTCCCTCACGTTGAAGTTCCCTGTGTTGCATTATGGCCCCATTCCTCCCTTTGACCCGGCCACTTGGGATTTCCGCATTTGGGGCGAGGTGGAGGAACCGGTGCGGTGGACCTGGGAGGAGTTTCAGCAGTTGCCCCGCACGCGGGTGGTCATGGACATCCATTGCGTGACCCGCTGGAGCAAGTTTGAGACCGTGTGGGAAGGCGTCTCGGTGCGCACTCTGGTGGAGCAGGGCTACATCAAACTCAAACCCACGGCGCGGTATGTGATCCAGCACGCCGAGTACGGTTTCACCGCCAATTTGCCCTTGGAGGTGGTCTTGCAGGATAACTTCCTGCTGGCCACGCACTTCAACGGCGAACCGCTGACGCCGGAGCACGGTTATCCGTTGCGGGGCGTCATCGGCTACATCTCCGGCCGC is a window encoding:
- a CDS encoding sulfite oxidase-like oxidoreductase, coding for MGVEDHRALEERLRREGRLPPGQSLTLKFPVLHYGPIPPFDPATWDFRIWGEVEEPVRWTWEEFQQLPRTRVVMDIHCVTRWSKFETVWEGVSVRTLVEQGYIKLKPTARYVIQHAEYGFTANLPLEVVLQDNFLLATHFNGEPLTPEHGYPLRGVIGYISGRPDLKTPYFWKGAKWLRGLEFTAEDRPGFWEQAGYHNEADVWKEQRTQR